TCTGCAGCTTGATGAGGCCGGTGACCTTCTTCTTGGGAGCCAATGTAGGGTCCTTCTCTCAATAGCTTCCTGGGACACAGGAGCGCGTCCCAGGTTGGTGGCCGCCATGGCGAGGCGGCCGGCCGCTCCCGAACTGCTAAGCAGGCAGGGCTGGAGCGAAATTTTGGATTCAGCTAGATCTTGGTGACCTGGTTGAACGCGAGCGTAACCGGGGTTTCGCGCTCGAAGATCGAGACCAGAACCACCAGGGTCTGGGACTCGGGCTTGATCTCGGAGATCGTAGCCGGGAGGGTCTCGAACGGGCCTTCCTTGACGATGACCGACTCGCCGACCTCGAAGTCGACAGCCACGGGAGCCTGGTTCTGCTTGTTGACGGGCTTGCCCTGCTCTGCCTGCTCTTCTTCGAAGACGGGGGCGAGCATGGAGAAGACCTCATCGAGCCGCAGCGGGACAGGGTTGTGGGCGTTACCCACGAAGCCGGTGACACCCGGAGTGTGACGAACGGCGCCCCAGGAAGCGTCAGTCAGGTCCATACGAACCAGAACGTAGCCGGGAATGCGCACGCGGTTGATGACCTTGCGCTGCGCGTTCTTGATCTCGACGACCTCTTCCATGGGGACCTGGATCTCGAAGATGTAATCTTCCATGTCCAAGGTCTGGATGCGGGTCTCAAGGTTTGCCTTCACGCGGTTCTCGTAACCGGCGTAGGAGTGGATGACGTACCAGTCACCTTCCTGGCGGCGCAGCTTGGCCTTGAACTCTTCGGCCGGATCAGCCGGCGCTGCTGCAGCAGCAACTGCCAGGTCGTCGCCGTCGGACTCTTCCGAAGCGTCGTCTTCATCGGCAACATCACCGGACGCGTCGTCAGACTCGGCGTCTACGTCAGCTTCGAAATCCTCTACGGAATCGTCGGCGTCGGCAGATTCGGGCGCAGCAGAATCGACCTCGGACTCTTCCACGACAATTGCCGTGGCGTCGGCTGAGTCCTCGGCGGATTCGCCCAGCTCAGTCTCGTTTACCTCGAGCTCCTGCTCAGACACTTGGTCTCCTGCTTCCTCATTGCCTAACATGCCTATTTAAATGGCTCAATTCCGCAAACCCCGCAAAACCCTTGAATCACTAAGGAATTTCGCACAGTTTGCGGACAGATCCGTCTAGCGGTCCGTAGCGCCTGACCCACCGAAGACCCAGCTGACTCCCGTGCCGAAAGCCAGGTCCAGCAGAGTAACGATGAGCATCATGATGGCCACGAACACCAGCACCACGAGCGTGTAGTTGATCAGTTCCTTGCGGGTTGGAGCAACGACCTTCTTCAGTTCACCAATAACCTGGCGGACGAAGAGTGCAATTCGGGCGAAGAAGCCGCGGTCGGCTTTCTTGGCGGGACGGCCCTTCGAGCTGCTGGCAGCTGTTTCGGTCACCTGGTCCTCACTCACCTTGCAAAGTCGTTGACCCGACTCTGATCAGAGCCATGGTTGCTGCGCGTGCCCCGGCGTTTCCGCCGGAACAGCTTGCGCAGGGCAGACAGGACTCGAACCTGCAACCTGCGGTTTTGGAGACCGCTGCGCTACCAATTGCGCCACTACCCTATGGATCGAATCCATGTTTCAGGCCGCACTTCAGCCTGTGGTGCTTTTCAACACCGGTGAACCAGTCTACGCAAGAATTTCGCGATAGTCGAACCGGACTGATTCCGGACCTCCCAGCCCTAAAAGCCTGTGACCAGCATTATCAGTCACAAAGTTCTGCAGGCACCCGGGAGCTCCGCAGAACAGCATAAGGTAGTTTACGTCGAATCCCATCATCCAGCCCACGAGCTGCCTGCGAAGAACGGTACATAGATGTCTGCCGGAACAACTACCGCCCGCATTTCACAGCGAATCTCCGCCATTGCCGAGTCCGCCACCCTTGCCGTTGACGCCAAGGCCAAGGCACTGAAGGCCGCGGGACGTCCCGTGATCGGTTTCGGTGCCGGCGAACCCGATTTTCCTACCCCTGACTACATCGTTCAGGCCGCGATTGAGGCAGCCAGCCAGCCGAAGTACCACCGCTACTCCCCCGCGGGCGGTCTCCCCGAGCTGAAGAAGGCCATCGCAGAGAAAACCCTGCGGGACTCCGGCTACACGGTTGACCCGTCCCAGGTCCTGGTGACCAATGGCGGCAAGCAGGCCGTTTACAACACGTTCGCAACCTTGGTTGATCCGGGCGACGAAGTCATCATCCCTACCCCCTTCTGGACCACGTACCCGGAGGCCATCCGCCTTGCTGGCGGCGTGCCGGTTGAGGTCTTCGCCGGTCCCGAACAGGGCTACCTGGTAACTGTCGAGCAGCTTGAGGCTGCGGTGACGGACAAGACCAAGATCCTGTTGTTCGTTTCCCCCTCCAACCCCACCGGCGCCGTGTACAGCCCGGAACAGGTTGCCGAGATCGGCAAGTGGGCAGCGTCCAAGGGCCTTTGGGTTGTTACCGACGAAATCTACGAGCACCTGACCTACGACGGCGTGGAATTCACCTCCATCGCCACTGCCGCGCCGGAACTGGGCGACAAAGTGGTCATCCTCAACGGTGTGGCCAAGACCTACGCCATGACCGGTTGGCGCGTGGGATGGATGATCGGCCCTGCCGATGTCATCAAGGCGGCCACCAACCTTCAGTCGCACGCGACGTCCAACGTCTCCAACATCATGCAGATTGCCGCTG
The sequence above is a segment of the Arthrobacter sp. StoSoilB22 genome. Coding sequences within it:
- the nusG gene encoding transcription termination/antitermination protein NusG, with the translated sequence MSEQELEVNETELGESAEDSADATAIVVEESEVDSAAPESADADDSVEDFEADVDAESDDASGDVADEDDASEESDGDDLAVAAAAAPADPAEEFKAKLRRQEGDWYVIHSYAGYENRVKANLETRIQTLDMEDYIFEIQVPMEEVVEIKNAQRKVINRVRIPGYVLVRMDLTDASWGAVRHTPGVTGFVGNAHNPVPLRLDEVFSMLAPVFEEEQAEQGKPVNKQNQAPVAVDFEVGESVIVKEGPFETLPATISEIKPESQTLVVLVSIFERETPVTLAFNQVTKI
- the secE gene encoding preprotein translocase subunit SecE, yielding MSEDQVTETAASSSKGRPAKKADRGFFARIALFVRQVIGELKKVVAPTRKELINYTLVVLVFVAIMMLIVTLLDLAFGTGVSWVFGGSGATDR
- a CDS encoding pyridoxal phosphate-dependent aminotransferase, yielding MSAGTTTARISQRISAIAESATLAVDAKAKALKAAGRPVIGFGAGEPDFPTPDYIVQAAIEAASQPKYHRYSPAGGLPELKKAIAEKTLRDSGYTVDPSQVLVTNGGKQAVYNTFATLVDPGDEVIIPTPFWTTYPEAIRLAGGVPVEVFAGPEQGYLVTVEQLEAAVTDKTKILLFVSPSNPTGAVYSPEQVAEIGKWAASKGLWVVTDEIYEHLTYDGVEFTSIATAAPELGDKVVILNGVAKTYAMTGWRVGWMIGPADVIKAATNLQSHATSNVSNIMQIAAAAALTGPLTAVDEMKVAFDRRRKAIVAGLNAIEGVECPTPTGAFYVYADVRGLLGKEFETSNGPVRPETSAELATLILDEVEVAVVPGEAFGPSGYVRLSYALGDEDLAEGVRRIQEFLGKAK